The following coding sequences lie in one Frigoribacterium sp. SL97 genomic window:
- a CDS encoding aldo/keto reductase: MPSIDVPQITLNDGRTIPQLGLGVYKVADDEAERVVETALAEGYRHLDTAEFYANERGVGRALRASGVPRDEVFLTTKVWNTAHGYDETLRSFDESLTKLGTDHVDLYLIHWPAPRQDKYVETYRALETIRAEGRALSIGVSNFQIAHLERLMAETDVVPAINQVEAHPWLQQRELRDFDATHGIVTEAWSPLARGRILDNAALVRIGAKHGVTPAQVTIRWHLQQGLVVIPKSVTPSRIRANLDVFGFELDAGDLAAVAGIETGERTGSHPDHNG; this comes from the coding sequence ATGCCCTCCATCGACGTGCCCCAGATCACCCTCAACGACGGCCGCACGATCCCCCAGCTCGGCCTCGGCGTCTACAAGGTCGCCGACGACGAGGCCGAGCGGGTCGTCGAGACCGCCCTCGCCGAGGGGTACCGCCACCTCGACACGGCCGAGTTCTACGCCAACGAGCGGGGCGTGGGCCGGGCCCTGCGGGCCTCGGGCGTGCCGCGCGACGAGGTGTTCCTCACGACCAAGGTCTGGAACACCGCGCACGGCTACGACGAGACGCTCCGCTCGTTCGACGAGAGCCTGACGAAGCTCGGCACCGACCACGTCGACCTCTACCTCATCCACTGGCCGGCTCCGCGGCAGGACAAGTACGTCGAGACCTACCGCGCGCTCGAGACGATCCGGGCCGAGGGCCGCGCGCTCTCGATCGGCGTGAGCAACTTCCAGATCGCGCACCTCGAGCGCCTGATGGCCGAGACCGACGTCGTGCCGGCCATCAACCAGGTCGAGGCGCACCCGTGGTTGCAGCAACGCGAGCTGCGCGACTTCGACGCCACCCACGGCATCGTCACCGAGGCGTGGTCGCCGCTGGCGCGAGGGCGCATCCTGGACAACGCCGCCCTGGTGCGCATCGGTGCGAAGCACGGGGTCACCCCGGCCCAGGTGACGATCCGCTGGCACCTGCAGCAGGGCCTCGTCGTGATCCCGAAGTCGGTCACTCCGTCGCGCATCCGCGCCAACCTCGACGTCTTCGGCTTCGAGCTCGACGCCGGCGACCTCGCCGCCGTCGCGGGCATCGAGACGGGCGAGCGCACCGGGTCGCACCCCGACCACAACGGCTGA
- a CDS encoding MFS transporter, producing MSTYSTLLKTPGVSRIIAAQLTARFPFGMLSLAFLLHVEHVHHSYAAAGLVLAATSIGQAISGPLTSRWMGRWAMRPVLTLTLVVCLITMVTFTLYDFSVPVFMALGFVTGLSVPPVQPAVRTIYPKMVTSNQLTPLFSLDASAQEIIWVAGPVITTFVGTQVGTREAIWLAAAFLVGGGIWFIASPEVGRVRIPRSKRAFGKVLARPTVLLATVAGFLLIGACAAVEAGVVALFGEGSADSGIALAIFAAGSLVGGLALGHVPVGPWALARRIAIVFVGMTLAIFATGLWPISITLLIAGVGIAPALAVMFAIVSSSVKFSDTAEAYGWAGTGQLIGSALGSAIAGFAIDHVGGQGGLIVAACFAFVGMIVGAAFHKALPDLRGRDASPLPDTEPVPVQTS from the coding sequence GTGAGCACCTATTCGACCCTGCTGAAGACGCCCGGCGTCTCGCGCATCATCGCGGCCCAGCTGACCGCGCGCTTCCCGTTCGGCATGCTGTCGCTCGCGTTCCTGCTGCACGTCGAGCACGTCCACCACTCGTACGCCGCGGCCGGTCTCGTCCTCGCGGCGACGAGCATCGGTCAGGCGATCTCGGGGCCGCTCACCAGCCGGTGGATGGGCCGCTGGGCGATGCGCCCCGTGCTCACCCTGACCCTGGTGGTCTGCCTCATCACGATGGTCACCTTCACCCTGTACGACTTCTCGGTGCCGGTGTTCATGGCGCTCGGCTTCGTGACGGGCCTCAGCGTGCCTCCCGTCCAGCCGGCCGTCCGCACCATCTACCCGAAGATGGTCACCTCGAACCAGCTCACCCCCCTCTTCTCCCTCGACGCGTCCGCGCAAGAGATCATCTGGGTCGCCGGTCCGGTCATCACGACCTTCGTCGGCACGCAGGTCGGCACGCGAGAGGCGATCTGGCTCGCGGCCGCGTTCCTGGTCGGCGGCGGCATCTGGTTCATCGCCTCGCCCGAGGTCGGACGCGTCCGCATCCCCCGCAGCAAGCGGGCCTTCGGCAAGGTGCTGGCCCGGCCGACCGTGCTGCTCGCGACCGTCGCCGGGTTCCTGCTCATCGGCGCCTGCGCCGCGGTCGAGGCCGGCGTCGTCGCGCTCTTCGGCGAGGGGAGCGCCGACTCGGGCATCGCCCTGGCGATCTTCGCCGCGGGGTCGCTGGTCGGCGGTCTCGCCCTCGGGCACGTCCCGGTCGGCCCGTGGGCGCTCGCCCGCCGCATCGCCATCGTGTTCGTGGGCATGACCCTCGCGATCTTCGCGACGGGCCTCTGGCCGATCAGCATCACGCTGCTGATCGCGGGCGTCGGCATCGCACCCGCCCTGGCCGTGATGTTCGCGATCGTCTCGTCGAGCGTGAAGTTCAGCGACACGGCCGAGGCCTACGGCTGGGCCGGCACCGGCCAGCTGATCGGCTCGGCCCTGGGTTCGGCCATCGCCGGCTTCGCGATCGACCACGTCGGCGGCCAGGGCGGGCTCATCGTCGCCGCCTGCTTCGCCTTCGTCGGCATGATCGTCGGGGCCGCGTTCCACAAGGCGCTGCCCGACCTCCGCGGCCGTGACGCCAGCCCCCTGCCCGACACCGAACCGGTGCCGGTCCAGACGAGCTGA
- the nrdH gene encoding glutaredoxin-like protein NrdH, which translates to MAITVYTKPSCVQCTATYRALDNKGIEYDVLDVTADDAALEKVRALGYMQAPVVIADDDHWSGFRPDKIAALAAKVD; encoded by the coding sequence ATGGCCATCACCGTCTACACCAAGCCGTCCTGCGTCCAGTGCACGGCCACCTACCGAGCCCTCGACAACAAGGGCATCGAGTACGACGTGCTCGACGTCACGGCCGACGACGCCGCCCTCGAGAAGGTCCGCGCCCTCGGCTACATGCAGGCCCCCGTGGTCATCGCCGACGACGACCACTGGAGCGGTTTCCGCCCCGACAAGATCGCCGCGCTGGCCGCCAAGGTCGACTAG